A region of Triplophysa dalaica isolate WHDGS20190420 chromosome 20, ASM1584641v1, whole genome shotgun sequence DNA encodes the following proteins:
- the syt6a gene encoding synaptotagmin-6: MSAVGKGHDMFCQKAVSLIVDLCTQDSPRLDHDTCEEFLFHISNQEFNHKESDITTGLPIGVIITCGLALLLLSTLVSWKLCWVPWRKKSLSSSSAALATDDCPSFQQPSLLPSPHHSKVAMATEKEKYPLASMGFLEAAVKISQTSPDIPAEVQLSMREHFLRRTQRMQRQTTEPASSTRHSSFKRHLPRQMQVSSLDLGDDYYVDEQPTSIGRINPELYKQMGTKNEDSSNGESGKNCGKINFSLRYDYENEMLLVNILKAFDLPAKDLCGSSDPYVKIYLLPDRQQKFQTRVHRKTLNPTFDESFQFPVPYDELPARKLHLSVFDFDRFSRHDMIGEVILDNLFEASDLSRETSIWKDIQYATSESVDLGEIMFSLCYLPTAGRLTLTVIKCRNLKAMDITGYSDPYVKVSLICDGRRLKKKKTTTKKNTLNPTYNEAIIFDIPPESMDQVSLHISVMDYDLVGHNEIIGVCRLGCGAEGLGRDHWNEMLAYPRKPIAHWHPLLESKKSEKEWKTRTASFDSQGSCPSPKPPASP; the protein is encoded by the exons ACATCACTACAGGCCTTCCCATCGGTGTGATAATAACGTGTGGTTTGGCGCTGCTGTTACTTTCCACACTTGTCTCCTGGAAGCTCTGTTGGGTTCCTTGGAGGAAAAAATCGCTCTCATCAAGTTCTGCGGCCCTCGCCACCGACGACTGCCCCTCGTTTCAGCAACCGTCTCTTCTGCCGAGTCCTCATCATTCCAAGGTCGCTATGGCGACTGAGAAGGAAAAATATCCTTTGGCATCGATGGGCTTCCTGGAGGCAGCCGTTAAAATAAGCCAAACATCTCCTGACATCCCCGCTGAGGTGCAGCTCTCTATGAGGGAACACTTTCTGCGCCGAACACAGCGTATGCAGAGACAAACCACCGAGCCGGCATCATCCACCAG ACACAGTTCCTTCAAACGTCACCTCCCCCGTCAGATGCAGGTAAGCAGTCTGGACCTTGGGGACGACTACTACGTAGATGAACAGCCAACCAGCATCGGCCGCATAAATCCCGAACTCTACAAGCAGATGGGCACCAAGAACGAAGACTCCAGCAACGGCGAAAGTGGCAAAAACTGCGGGAAGATCAATTTTTCTCTCCGTTACGACTACGAGAACGAGATGTTGCTGGTTAACATACTCAAGGCCTTCGATCTACCAGCCAAGGATCTTTGTGGCAGCTCCGATCCCTACGTGAAGATCTACCTACTGCCTGACAGGCAGCAGAAATTCCAGACGCGAGTCCATCGTAAAACGCTCAACCCCACATTCGACGAGTCTTTCCAGTTTCCCGTGCCCTACGACGAGCTGCCAGCCAGGAAGCTCCATCTGAGCGTTTTTGACTTTGACCGATTCTCACGGCACGATATGATCGGAGAGGTCATACTGGACAATCTGTTTGAAGCGTCTGATCTCTCCAGGGAGACCTCCATCTGGAAAGACATTCAGTATGCTACCTCT GAAAGTGTAGATCTTGGGGAGATCATGTTCTCGCTCTGCTATCTGCCTACAGCAGGCAGACTAACACTCACGGTCATCAAGTGCAGGAACCTTAAGGCAATGGACATCACAGGATACTCAG ATCCCTATGTGAAAGTGTCCCTCATTTGTGATGGGAGGCGTCTGAAAAAGAAGAAGActacaacaaagaaaaacacccTGAACCCTACATATAATGAGGCCATTATCTTTGACATCCCTCCTGAGAGTATGGACCAAGTCAGCTTACACATCTCCGTCATGGACTATGATCT gGTGGGCCATAATGAGATTATTGGTGTGTGCCGTTTGGGGTGTGGTGCTGAAGGGTTGGGTAGGGACCACTGGAACGAGATGCTGGCATACCCTCGTAAACCCATTGCACACTGGCACCCCCTGCTGGAGTCCAAGAAATCTGAAAAAGAG TGGAAAACCAGAACGGCCAGTTTTGACAGTCAGGGGTCTTGTCCCTCCCCCAAACCTCCTGCCAGCCCTTGA
- the olfml3a gene encoding olfactomedin-like protein 3B isoform X1: protein MKATVFFIFFTILTQVRGQYYQGLMNYLESRMLAMEERIAMWHEQNSRYNSDLKEFRQQAADLLEKLTKEDNKLRLDMEAAGARVDRVEREMDYIETKNPPRPCVKAAAKMVEQDVVVRERKKEEFFEISVCVNIVSSIRGMKILKRLGSPKGVWTKDARSAKVYVFNSTSDNTLYEFSSVRELSASSGVSNGRQITLPSAWNGTGHAVFDGFLYYISESSEIQVMKYDFKNGSIADSTVFPKESNSPVYSLNPETLVDLIADEDGLWALYPSGDTISVAKMDSDSLDIEQMWDTACPRNNAEAAFIVCGTVFVVYNTKPPSRSRVQCVFDVNDMVSSGEAPLVYFPRRYGAHSSLKYNPEERQLYAWDDGYQIIYKLALKKKLWATMPPPEE from the exons ATGAAAGCCACCGTATTCTTCATTTTCTTCACCATTTTGACTCAGGTCAGAGGCCAGTACTACCAGGGCCTTATGAACTACCTGGAAAGTAGGATGCTTGCTATGGAG GAACGTATTGCAATGTGGCACGAACAAAACAGCCGTTACAACTCCGACCTGAAGGAATTCAGACAGCAAGCTGCAGACCTGTTGGAAAAGTTGACCAAGGAGGACAATAAACTGCGTTTGGACATGGAGGCTGCAGGAGCACGGGTGGACCGAGTGGAAAGAGAGATGGACTACATTGAAACCAAGAATCCCCCCAGGCCGTGTGTTAAAGCTGCAGCCAAAATGGTGGAACAGGATGTGGTTGTCAGAGAGAGGAAGAAGGAAGAGTTCTTTGAGATTTCGG TGTGCGTTAACATCGTGTCCAGTATTCGAGGAATGAAGATTCTCAAGAGGCTCGGGAGTCCCAAAGGTGTATGGACCAAAGATGCCAGATCAGCAAAAGTCTACGTCTTCAACAGCACGTCTGACAACACGCTGTATGAGTTCAGCTCCGTACGAGAGCTTTCGGCCTCATCAGGTGTATCTAACGGCAGACAGATCACCCTTCCCTCTGCCTGGAACGGGACTGGACATGCAGTGTTCGACGGCTTCCTCTACTACATCAGCGAGAGCTCGGAGATCCAAGTTATGAAATATGATTTTAAGAACGGTTCAATCGCAGACAGCACAGTTTTTCCCAAGGAGAGCAACAGCCCTGTGTACAGCCTTAATCCAGAGACCCTGGTGGACCTGATAGCAGATGAGGATGGCCTTTGGGCCTTGTATCCTTCCGGGGATACCATTAGTGTAGCTAAGATGGACTCAGACTCTCTAGATATAGAGCAGATGTGGGACACAGCTTGCCCGAGAAACAACGCCGAAGCGGCTTTTATTGTCTGCGGCACAGTCTTCGTGGTTTATAACACTAAGCCACCGAGCCGCTCGCGGgtgcagtgtgtgtttgatgtgaatGATATGGTAAGCAGCGGCGAGGCCCCTCTTGTTTATTTCCCCAGACGGTACGGGGCTCATTCCAGCCTCAAATACAATCCGGAGGAGCGGCAGCTTTATGCGTGGGATGATGGGTACcagattatttataaattagccCTGAAGAAGAAGCTATGGGCAACTATGCCACCGCCTGAGGAATAG
- the olfml3a gene encoding olfactomedin-like protein 3B isoform X3, giving the protein MNYLESRMLAMEERIAMWHEQNSRYNSDLKEFRQQAADLLEKLTKEDNKLRLDMEAAGARVDRVEREMDYIETKNPPRPCVKAAAKMVEQDVVVRERKKEEFFEISVCVNIVSSIRGMKILKRLGSPKGVWTKDARSAKVYVFNSTSDNTLYEFSSVRELSASSGVSNGRQITLPSAWNGTGHAVFDGFLYYISESSEIQVMKYDFKNGSIADSTVFPKESNSPVYSLNPETLVDLIADEDGLWALYPSGDTISVAKMDSDSLDIEQMWDTACPRNNAEAAFIVCGTVFVVYNTKPPSRSRVQCVFDVNDMVSSGEAPLVYFPRRYGAHSSLKYNPEERQLYAWDDGYQIIYKLALKKKLWATMPPPEE; this is encoded by the exons ATGAACTACCTGGAAAGTAGGATGCTTGCTATGGAG GAACGTATTGCAATGTGGCACGAACAAAACAGCCGTTACAACTCCGACCTGAAGGAATTCAGACAGCAAGCTGCAGACCTGTTGGAAAAGTTGACCAAGGAGGACAATAAACTGCGTTTGGACATGGAGGCTGCAGGAGCACGGGTGGACCGAGTGGAAAGAGAGATGGACTACATTGAAACCAAGAATCCCCCCAGGCCGTGTGTTAAAGCTGCAGCCAAAATGGTGGAACAGGATGTGGTTGTCAGAGAGAGGAAGAAGGAAGAGTTCTTTGAGATTTCGG TGTGCGTTAACATCGTGTCCAGTATTCGAGGAATGAAGATTCTCAAGAGGCTCGGGAGTCCCAAAGGTGTATGGACCAAAGATGCCAGATCAGCAAAAGTCTACGTCTTCAACAGCACGTCTGACAACACGCTGTATGAGTTCAGCTCCGTACGAGAGCTTTCGGCCTCATCAGGTGTATCTAACGGCAGACAGATCACCCTTCCCTCTGCCTGGAACGGGACTGGACATGCAGTGTTCGACGGCTTCCTCTACTACATCAGCGAGAGCTCGGAGATCCAAGTTATGAAATATGATTTTAAGAACGGTTCAATCGCAGACAGCACAGTTTTTCCCAAGGAGAGCAACAGCCCTGTGTACAGCCTTAATCCAGAGACCCTGGTGGACCTGATAGCAGATGAGGATGGCCTTTGGGCCTTGTATCCTTCCGGGGATACCATTAGTGTAGCTAAGATGGACTCAGACTCTCTAGATATAGAGCAGATGTGGGACACAGCTTGCCCGAGAAACAACGCCGAAGCGGCTTTTATTGTCTGCGGCACAGTCTTCGTGGTTTATAACACTAAGCCACCGAGCCGCTCGCGGgtgcagtgtgtgtttgatgtgaatGATATGGTAAGCAGCGGCGAGGCCCCTCTTGTTTATTTCCCCAGACGGTACGGGGCTCATTCCAGCCTCAAATACAATCCGGAGGAGCGGCAGCTTTATGCGTGGGATGATGGGTACcagattatttataaattagccCTGAAGAAGAAGCTATGGGCAACTATGCCACCGCCTGAGGAATAG
- the olfml3a gene encoding olfactomedin-like protein 3B isoform X2 produces the protein MVRGQYYQGLMNYLESRMLAMEERIAMWHEQNSRYNSDLKEFRQQAADLLEKLTKEDNKLRLDMEAAGARVDRVEREMDYIETKNPPRPCVKAAAKMVEQDVVVRERKKEEFFEISVCVNIVSSIRGMKILKRLGSPKGVWTKDARSAKVYVFNSTSDNTLYEFSSVRELSASSGVSNGRQITLPSAWNGTGHAVFDGFLYYISESSEIQVMKYDFKNGSIADSTVFPKESNSPVYSLNPETLVDLIADEDGLWALYPSGDTISVAKMDSDSLDIEQMWDTACPRNNAEAAFIVCGTVFVVYNTKPPSRSRVQCVFDVNDMVSSGEAPLVYFPRRYGAHSSLKYNPEERQLYAWDDGYQIIYKLALKKKLWATMPPPEE, from the exons ATG GTCAGAGGCCAGTACTACCAGGGCCTTATGAACTACCTGGAAAGTAGGATGCTTGCTATGGAG GAACGTATTGCAATGTGGCACGAACAAAACAGCCGTTACAACTCCGACCTGAAGGAATTCAGACAGCAAGCTGCAGACCTGTTGGAAAAGTTGACCAAGGAGGACAATAAACTGCGTTTGGACATGGAGGCTGCAGGAGCACGGGTGGACCGAGTGGAAAGAGAGATGGACTACATTGAAACCAAGAATCCCCCCAGGCCGTGTGTTAAAGCTGCAGCCAAAATGGTGGAACAGGATGTGGTTGTCAGAGAGAGGAAGAAGGAAGAGTTCTTTGAGATTTCGG TGTGCGTTAACATCGTGTCCAGTATTCGAGGAATGAAGATTCTCAAGAGGCTCGGGAGTCCCAAAGGTGTATGGACCAAAGATGCCAGATCAGCAAAAGTCTACGTCTTCAACAGCACGTCTGACAACACGCTGTATGAGTTCAGCTCCGTACGAGAGCTTTCGGCCTCATCAGGTGTATCTAACGGCAGACAGATCACCCTTCCCTCTGCCTGGAACGGGACTGGACATGCAGTGTTCGACGGCTTCCTCTACTACATCAGCGAGAGCTCGGAGATCCAAGTTATGAAATATGATTTTAAGAACGGTTCAATCGCAGACAGCACAGTTTTTCCCAAGGAGAGCAACAGCCCTGTGTACAGCCTTAATCCAGAGACCCTGGTGGACCTGATAGCAGATGAGGATGGCCTTTGGGCCTTGTATCCTTCCGGGGATACCATTAGTGTAGCTAAGATGGACTCAGACTCTCTAGATATAGAGCAGATGTGGGACACAGCTTGCCCGAGAAACAACGCCGAAGCGGCTTTTATTGTCTGCGGCACAGTCTTCGTGGTTTATAACACTAAGCCACCGAGCCGCTCGCGGgtgcagtgtgtgtttgatgtgaatGATATGGTAAGCAGCGGCGAGGCCCCTCTTGTTTATTTCCCCAGACGGTACGGGGCTCATTCCAGCCTCAAATACAATCCGGAGGAGCGGCAGCTTTATGCGTGGGATGATGGGTACcagattatttataaattagccCTGAAGAAGAAGCTATGGGCAACTATGCCACCGCCTGAGGAATAG